The Hordeum vulgare subsp. vulgare chromosome 7H, MorexV3_pseudomolecules_assembly, whole genome shotgun sequence DNA window gatccactcggaagagtttgttaacttaggcgaatcttcttcgcagctaagcccccgagtgtgaggaccgctcttcactcggagtacattttatacttaggcaaagactggttcgcagctaagcgtccaAGTGATTAgattttatccactcggaagagtttgttaacttaggcgaatcttgttcgcagctaagctcccaagTGTGAGATCGCCCTTCACTCAGAGTACATTTTATActaaggcgaagactggttcgcagctaagcgtccgcgtgaatagtttttatccactcggaagagtttgttaacttaggtgaatcttgttcgcagctaagcccccgagcgggaggatcgctcttcactcggagtacattttatacttaggcgaagactggttcgcagctaattgtccgagtgaatagtttttatccactcgaaagagtttgttaacttaggcgaatcttgttcgcagctaagcccgcgagtgggaggatcgctcttcactcggagtacattttatacttaggcgaagactggttcgcaactaagcgtccgagtgaatagtttttatgcactcagaagagtttgttaacttaggtgaCTCTTGtttgtagctaagcccccgagtgtgaggatctctcttcactcggagtacattttatacttaggcaaagactggttcgcagctaagcatccgagcgaatagtttttatccactcggaagagtttgttaacttaggcgaatattgttcgcacctaagcccccgagtgtgaggatcgctcttcactcgaccGGAATCGACAAAAATTGAAGAAGTTATTAATTTGACAAACAATTTATTCAGCAAACTTCATTTGTTACACAGGACCGACCGGTGATCAAGCATAAAAGCATTTGAGAAGATCCTCTTGTGAAGATTATAAAGTAGATAGGCTCCATTGTTTAACACCTTGGTGACGATGAAAGACCCTTCCCAAGCAGGAGCTAGCTTATGAGATCGTTCTTGATCCACTCTGAGTACCAGATCACCTTCATGAAACGTTTGACTCCTCACATGCCTTGAATGAAAACGTCGTAGGTCCTGTTGATAAACTATAGATTGAATCAACGCCATCTCGCGTTCTTCCTCCAAAAGATCCACTCCTTCTTGACGTTCTTGCTCGGCTTCAGCTTCtgaatagagatccactcggggtgaactgtgaagcaagtcactcggtagAATGTATTCGGATCCATAGACCAGGAAGAGAGGAGTTCGCCCAGTCGACCGGTTCGGCGATGTCCTTAGACCTCAGAGAACAGAAGGTAGCTCAGTCACCCAAGATCCTGTGGCATACATGAGTCGATGCTTTAATCGTTGTAGGATAAGGCCATTCGCTCGCTCTGCTTGGCCCTTGGTTTGaggatgggcaatggatgcataatccactcgggtCCCTTGGTTAGTGCACAAACGTCTAAACTCGTCCGAATCAAAGTTtgacccattgtccgtgatgatgctatgccggaCTCCATATCGGAATGTAATTTCCTTCACAAACTTGATAGCTGTGCGGGTGTCCACCTTCTTGAATGGTTTAGCTTcgatccatttggtgaacttgtcgactgcaccGAGCAAGTGTGTGAACCCACTCTGACCTGTTTGGAAAGGCCCGACCATACCTAAGCCCCAGACAGCAAACGGGCAAatgagagggattgtcttcagggcAAATGCGGGTTTATGAGacaagttggagtagaactgacagccttcacaacggTCGACGAGATGGTTGGCCATTTCATTCGTGTGTGGCCAGAAGAACACaaatcggtatgctttggcaacaatggtctgagaggacgcatgatgaccacaggtccccgagtggatttcttcgaGAATCAAttggccctcctcaggggagatgcatcattgagctACGCCGGTCACGCTCTCTCTGTAGAGCTGATCACCCATCATTGTGAAGGCCTTTGACCCGCGGACAATCTGTCGAGCTTCATCTTCGTTCTCTCGCAGCTCTCGCCTTAACATGTATGCAATATACGGCATTGTCCAGTCAGGGATGATTACCAAAATCTCCATGATTAGATCGACGACTGCTGGaacatcaacttcagtcggatcggAAGTACATGTTGGTTGCGAGGGCTCTttagtgaaaggatcttcttgcaCACACAGAGTGTGCAAGTGTTCGAGACATATATTGCTAGGTATAGGCTTCCGAGTAGATCTAATCTTAGCCCATTCATCAGCTGCCTGGTTCTTTAGTCGAGGTACATGATGGAGTCAtaagccttcaaacttcttctccagcttcctcacttcaTTGCAGTATCCTATCATggcggggttcctgacgtcccactccttcatcacctgattgaccaccaagtctgaatcaccgtagaccatcaggcgttggacgccgagtgagatggccatacgcatcctgtaaaggagagcttcatacccaGCTTCATTGTTGGATGAGTCAAAGTGAATCTGAAGGACATAGttaagcttgtcgccttttggagaCACCTGTACTacaccagcaccggacccatttagcattttggatccatcgaagaacatagtcgagTGCACTGAGTGAATCTGGTCTGGTTGTtgctgttccacccactcggccataaaaTCAGCAAGGTCCTCAGACTTGATGGCTTTCTTTGCTTCAAACTTTATGTCCAAATATAACACTACAAGAAAAATGTGCAATTATGACTAAAAATAAGGAtggtggtttaattggtcattgatccatgaccaaaattccaaAATTAGTCATGACAAGTATAAGAGGGTCCAAATCCCATAACGTTACCATGACTAAATATAAGGTCGTAAACATATGCGTGGAGGTGACTCGATGACACCTCACCAattttgcctatgtgtcatgtATACAGAGCAAAAATTTGTTTTATATGTATATGGATGAAGTAAATTATATTAGATAAATACCAATAAATtataattattcattttaatATCATAAATATATTAGAAAATACAATATAATTACGAAAATGAAATATATGAACCCATGCTAATCTCATAATGTGTAGACCCTATTtagataaatatttttaaaaggtggtatagggtaccttaacttggtgttctgacaataaaaacttaaacatgGCAATAAAAAAATATGTGGATGAATTTTTCTGTAATGCTAaatactatcataattaaatgaaAATTGTTTCCACCCACAACACAACCAAAAAGTATAGCTTTCTTTTGAGAGAAATAATAAATATTCTACAACTCTTTTTAGGCAATCAAAAAATGCAACTGGAGGCAATAATATGGATCCATATTTTCTAAATCCAATATTTATATGGACTTGAGCAGACCCATTAAGTGAAAGGATATAATTCAAtaaaaaaatgtgaataagatatAAAGATTAAATACCCTTCCCCAcaaacctaaccctaaccctatctCCAGACCCGTCCCCCTCGACTCCCCTcccacccctctccccgccatccTTCCCCTCCCACCCCTCCCGCCGCCAGCCTTCCTTCCCCTCGCCCCTCACCAGATCGCCGTTGTCTTCGCATGGAAGTTTCTGCACTCCACCTCGCTCGCGCCTCACCTGCAGCCTCCCCTGCGTGCAGGCCCACAAGTGCCGCGCCGCCTGCTCCGGCAAGCGCCCCCGCACCGCCCCCATCCCGCTCGCCCAGTTCGTCGACACCCAACTCCTCTCCGATGAGCAGATTCATCCCCTGACCCCTTGTACAGTCCCCCGCTCCGTCCATACTCATTGTCCCCTGTTTTTTCTCCGCGCGCGTGCAGATTACAACTTGCTGCAGGAGAAGACCCTGGTGAGGGAGTCGGCCCACAGGCTGCTCGGCGACTTCGGCggcaacttcggccggacttcgagGGACGCCCGGGCGCCAAGCTGCCGCCGTCGCTCGTCTTCCTCCGCAAGGCCATGGAGCGCCGCAGCATCCGGCTCTTCTTCCTCCCCCGCGACATGACCAGGAGGGCGCAGAACCGCTCACGGCACGACAACAGGTCTCCTTTGATGACTCTTCATCCTTATTAGTGTCCATCTTTCGATTGATTTCTGTTAACAAGTGCTATCTGAAACTGAAGACACCGGAAGTAATCATCTTCTTGTTGACATCAATGTGAATGTCTCATGCAAGTTGCCAAGGCCGTACCCCCAAAATTTGGGCCCTAGTGATATATAAGAAAGTCAATTAAACTTTTAGCAACGATCATCTTCAGTAGCATAATGGATTAGGACGCAATGTCTAGAACTGGAAGACATCTTAGAAAATTAGGACGCAAAGATTCAACAAAGAGCAACCAATTAACTAAAGAACAAGCCTTTTTGGCTAACAAAAACTAAAGAACAGAGGGGCCAGAGAATAGTCGAAACAACCTTCGTCAGACTGGCTGATGCAGACCATGAAATGGCCATGCTTGGTGCTCCCATTCTGTGCCATGACCATGGAGAAAACAGCGAAGCAAGATTCCAATTGTTCAGATTTTCTAAGGGGAGGATTGATTGTAAATTCAGTAGGAAAACCCACAATTTATATGTTGCAGCCGAGCAAACCTGCAGTTTATTGCCATCTTGATGGACTCCACGTTTTCTTTTCTAATTAAACCAAGTCAGTGTCTGTACATGTTTTCTTCTCTTGAGAAAACACACCCAAAAGGCATCATATATATGATAATTATCAAGTAAAACAGTAGCCAATACAGTGGAAAGACAACTTGATACAAAACAACCAGCCAAAATAAAATTGCATCGAATCACTTTTCTTGGGAAATTGGGTCGGAGGAGAATTGAGCAAGGATAAGAGGCATCCAAGAGTTAATTTCCAGCTATTTAGTTTGGAGAGATTTGATTTGCCCCTGAGCTGAGGTGAGTCAAGGAAGAGAGACTGGAATTTGATGCGTTATGTAGACTACCTTGAGAGTTATCCTGCGTGTGAATATGAGATAAAGAGGTGAGAGAGAGACAAGAGTTGGCTATGGGCCGGGTTTTCTGGTTTGGTTCCATGGTTCGCTCAATTCTTTTTCTCAAGTTAAGTAAGTTTTCTTTAGAATTTAGAGTGCATGATTGCTATGGTTCAAGTCATACTTAATGTGATTATGATTCAGTTTGGTGATTGCTTAATTCCATTGTTTGGCGCTTTAGCTCACAACTGATAAGTTTCCATTCAAGTTTAACCTCTCCTTTTCTATTTAGGCAATAATACAACCACTGTTTGTCAGCACGTTTGCTACAACACCTTGAGAACCAGCACAATGTTTTATTTTGTTGTAATAATTCGTGCAAGCATCCTATGTCTACCCTCCATCGTACAATCCAAAAATTATTTATACATTTGAGTGGACCTTACCAGCAGTATCACTCGCCCTCCTTACCTTTATCATATGCAAAGAACTTTATGTGTAATATCTCTTTTCAGAAATGACTGCATATACTAGACAATCGAGTGGAAGTTCAATTCGACAGATATTGGCCTAACTGACCACGAGTAAGTTCTCTTATGTATCAGCATGGAATGTCTCCTCCTATTTTTCCTGTTTACTATCCTTGTTAGTTTAGTACCATTTTAAGATGATAAGTACATATGTAAAAGCCgtttaaaatttctgaaatagttGTTCTGCATTTTATGGAGATGATCTGCGTGTCATTTTGAAACTTATTATGTCATATATTTTCTGATTCTGCACTTACTTAGTACAACACTACCAAACATTTGGAAGCAGAGCTAAACATTCAAATATATGTTGTGCTAGTTACTTTGAGCCACACATAGATATAAAATCTCGGTTAACAAGTGCTATCTGAAATTTAAGACAATGGAAGTAAATGGATGTTGTAGCAAAGTGAAATGCCCTCCATGTGTTTGTATTGTCCCTTTGACCATGTATTCAGTAGTAATCATCTCCTTGTTGACATCAATGTGAATGTCTCATGCAATTTGCGACTGTACTGTTTGCCCCACATGACAAGATATGAGCCTGACCCATAGTAATATTATTTTTCTTCAGAAACTAGTACAGTTATCTTGCAGAATAGGAATGGAGATGTGTATCGGTCCTAGTTTATTTCTGCATGTTGTACTTCTTACTATGAGGTTAAATCATCTTCTTGGCACATAGTTAAGGATCTAAGGACGAAAAAATATTTGTTTGTAACACAAGGAGTAGACAATTTCTTAGCGTGCAACACTGCCACTGTATTATCTAGCGTTAATTTTTTAACTTTTGAAAGCAACCTGTTGTTCTCTCCTCGGTTGACTGCATGAATAACATTATGTGTTTATTCTGCAGACCACATTTTTACCTCATGTGTCTTTTTATTTGAATAACATGATGATGGTTGTAACCTGTAGTGAAACTCATCCTAAAGTTGGAGATGTGCCTGGTTAATTTGCATAGATCATGAGATGGTGGTAAGCAATTCTCCACCTTTGTGGTTTTAATAGCATATCTTTCCAAATGATTGCAAATTTTTTGAATTCTCCTGTGCCTCCATTTTCAAGGTTCTTTTTTGTTGGGTTGATTGTGACATCTCATTTTGTACTATTTTTAATATAAATGACCTCTCAGTTTAGAATTGCCGTGTATACTATTCAACTAATGAAACAAGAGTTCGTGTGATGGGAGGTTGATGCACATTTCATTTTATATCCTTGCAAATCGTTAATATAAATGCCTAGGAACCCATTTTGATTCATATAGCCAGTCAACAGTCCTTTTCTTATTACCACATAGCATTGCTACTACAGATTCTACTTCCCGTGGCACAATTGGAACTTTGCAACTTATGCTAATACATGTAGCAATTGAACTGACAGTAGCAATTAACAACCACTATTGAAGAAGGATGCAGGTAGGGACACATAACAAAGGAACTAATGCTAGCTGCTGCGAACTCAACCCCGACAGTATTCTTGTGACAATATCTGAATTCCTTGGACAAAGACCAAATGTGTTAAGAGACTACCTTGTATAATTTGTCACACATATTAATTACagtacttattttattttatgggtACATGAGGCCACGATTAATGTTGGGTACTAGTTTACTAGTGGCGTAATTCTTATGTATTGATGGCAGCAAGAATACTTATGTTAACAATTCTTCACCTTGCGTGACGAATAGTTTCCTTGTTCTGAAAGCCTTACCATCATTTTATTCTTGCAGGTGGAaatggcaagagcatattgtgcaagggaagaggatgagaagaaatttgtggttctcatccaatctttgtggaactctctttatgtgcgattgtgcctttgttgggtcctttttctgtgcacttgcacttgcagaagtattctgttgtgtacatgtaaaattattttgatgttcacttgttaggcgttgaaccttAATGCGTGGAGTCGATGGATGTtgtattgtatttgatgtgatatgctactgaaatgaaatatacagtttatttgcaatcttttatttTATTGTACTTATTTTTATGTGCCTATCCtgagatatgcgtgcttctagcaaaaaaatgcttcaacccaaacaaataagacattttcaatagtaaaataggtatttggccaggcccatgtagctaGATTGGTGGACATGGATTTGAAacttatgatgattccatttggtcactagcaatgccacgtcagatcctacgtggctcacacaaatgggtaatgaccaaaccaaaattttggtcgatagagacctgcaaccaaaattttagaaatgtCATGTttattcattcttgacggccaactgttgtcgttgtaaatttggtcaaaaaaagtcaataaacaacaacaatgatgaatcaatgaccaatatacggagtcataattgaccttatttcttg harbors:
- the LOC123410981 gene encoding uncharacterized protein LOC123410981 — protein: MEVSALHLARASPAASPACRPTSAAPPAPASAPAPPPSRSPNYNLLQEKTLVRESAHRLLGDFGGNFGRTSRDARAPSCRRRSSSSARPWSAAASGSSSSPAT